Proteins encoded by one window of Candidatus Nitrosocosmicus hydrocola:
- the pfdA gene encoding prefoldin subunit alpha, whose amino-acid sequence MTVNSGERHSQNMEQTVNDLIQESKLLEAYYNDIVAKESVLHRLYEESHNSYNGLIELSQESETISLVPLGIGVYVKSAIYPVERVLVNIGAGVVIEKKKDDAINFVEQRIKEFELATKQLSSQKQQISHRLMEIQNTVNSYMSQMQNGNESSHSHSHDSSTHSH is encoded by the coding sequence ATGACTGTAAATAGCGGTGAAAGGCACTCTCAAAATATGGAACAAACCGTAAACGATTTGATACAAGAATCTAAACTACTTGAGGCTTACTACAACGATATAGTGGCAAAGGAATCTGTCTTGCATCGACTATATGAGGAATCTCATAATTCTTATAACGGTTTAATAGAGTTATCCCAGGAATCTGAAACTATTTCTCTAGTGCCATTAGGTATAGGGGTCTATGTCAAAAGTGCGATATATCCAGTAGAAAGAGTTCTTGTAAACATCGGTGCTGGTGTTGTTATTGAAAAAAAGAAAGATGATGCAATAAATTTTGTCGAGCAACGAATAAAGGAATTTGAATTAGCAACAAAACAGTTATCTAGCCAAAAGCAACAAATTTCTCACCGCTTGATGGAAATACAGAACACGGTTAATTCTTATATGAGTCAAATGCAAAACGGCAATGAATCTTCCCATTCCCATTCCCATGATTCATCAACGCATTCTCATTAA